One part of the Tunicatimonas pelagia genome encodes these proteins:
- a CDS encoding VRR-NUC domain-containing protein: protein MRNVPPIELPEKYYLDNFEALLRFVQEKSGNLMSRREKNFARKFLALPEDARCLFVRLTNRKGGFFRISKLTYAEINDLLETTDLLCQQKFFSRLSPKHSAEFTEVLSILPRAELLTLLPKEELPKGYRSLKKPDLIACAVAHLNARKIINVLRQLEDIVRVGYEDQVAMLRFLYFGDIHSDMSQFVVRDLGIIKHELFNEDKLQAAYKTRQEVEDTFRMLRIYQEFRVLRDEAVASADEIYQWFQNRSLTREEFCSLALPTFDRLLLKIGKMLEQQSHPKFALSMYQQTDKPPARERRVRLLHKLGCKEEALQLCQTIMSEPQNAEEKFFAEDFYNRIAKKKRRKQATDVLHDSPSITLPIEAQPCVELGVLEYYQNQGHEGCFVENYLWRGFFGLLFWDIIFDEDCEAIHHPFQARPTDFYTPDFLKKRKPKLIQRLSVLEKPSRFKKIIHHHYETKLGMSNPMVGWHESLLPLVEQCYQQLEAQQIGAVLMEMAKDLKENGRGFPDLFVWNKNEYQFIEVKSPNDQLSAQQLYWLKFFQKQKVAAQVLRVKWKGESMNN, encoded by the coding sequence ATGAGAAATGTACCGCCGATAGAGCTACCCGAAAAATACTACCTGGATAACTTCGAGGCCTTGCTTCGCTTTGTGCAGGAGAAATCGGGAAACTTGATGAGTCGGCGGGAGAAGAATTTTGCGCGAAAGTTTCTTGCCTTGCCCGAAGACGCTCGTTGCTTGTTTGTTCGGCTTACTAATCGTAAAGGAGGTTTTTTCAGAATCTCTAAACTCACTTACGCTGAGATTAATGACCTGTTGGAGACCACTGATTTGCTTTGCCAGCAGAAGTTCTTTAGCCGGCTTTCTCCTAAGCATAGTGCCGAGTTCACCGAAGTGTTAAGTATCCTTCCTAGAGCTGAGCTGCTTACTCTTTTACCAAAAGAAGAGCTACCCAAAGGCTATCGCTCTCTGAAAAAACCTGATCTAATAGCTTGTGCCGTAGCGCATCTTAACGCTAGAAAGATCATCAATGTCTTGCGCCAGCTAGAAGATATTGTTCGAGTTGGCTACGAAGATCAGGTGGCTATGCTACGCTTCCTGTACTTTGGTGATATTCATAGTGATATGAGCCAGTTCGTAGTGCGCGATTTGGGAATTATCAAGCACGAGCTATTTAACGAAGATAAGCTACAGGCAGCTTACAAAACCCGTCAAGAGGTGGAAGACACCTTCCGGATGCTTCGTATTTATCAAGAGTTTCGAGTGCTGCGCGATGAAGCCGTAGCATCGGCCGATGAAATTTATCAGTGGTTTCAGAATCGCAGCCTTACCCGTGAGGAGTTTTGCTCACTCGCTCTACCTACCTTTGACCGCCTTTTATTGAAAATTGGCAAGATGCTCGAGCAACAAAGCCACCCAAAATTTGCGCTTAGTATGTATCAGCAAACCGATAAACCTCCGGCGCGGGAACGACGAGTACGGCTACTTCATAAGCTCGGCTGTAAAGAAGAAGCTCTCCAGCTTTGTCAAACAATCATGAGTGAGCCGCAAAATGCGGAAGAGAAATTTTTTGCCGAAGATTTCTATAATCGTATTGCTAAGAAGAAACGCCGCAAGCAAGCCACCGATGTACTGCACGATAGCCCTAGTATTACGTTACCTATCGAAGCCCAGCCTTGTGTAGAGTTGGGGGTATTAGAGTATTACCAAAACCAAGGGCACGAGGGCTGCTTTGTAGAAAACTACCTGTGGCGCGGATTTTTCGGATTATTGTTCTGGGATATTATCTTCGATGAAGACTGCGAGGCTATTCATCATCCGTTTCAAGCCCGTCCCACGGATTTTTATACTCCCGACTTTCTAAAGAAACGCAAACCGAAACTGATCCAACGGCTCAGTGTGCTGGAAAAACCCTCCCGTTTCAAAAAGATTATTCACCACCATTACGAAACCAAGCTAGGCATGAGCAACCCGATGGTGGGCTGGCACGAGTCCTTGCTTCCATTAGTAGAACAATGCTATCAGCAACTGGAAGCCCAACAAATTGGAGCAGTGCTAATGGAGATGGCCAAAGACCTCAAAGAAAACGGCCGAGGCTTTCCTGATTTATTTGTGTGGAACAAAAATGAATATCAATTTATAGAAGTGAAATCACCGAATGATCAGCTTTCGGCTCAGCAATTATACTGGCTAAAGTTTTTCCAAAAGCAGAAAGTAGCCGCTCAGGTGCTACGAGTAAAATGGAAAGGAGAGTCAATGAATAATTAG
- a CDS encoding DUF2721 domain-containing protein, with protein sequence MNELTLTTPALLFPAISLLLLAYTNRFLAIAALIRQLHSQYSENHDGRVRGQIENLRKRVILTRNMQSLGIMSLFLCVLCMFLLFAEEYEIGKWVFGISLLLLLASLGLSVREIQISTNALGLQLSDMESNEQLIGDN encoded by the coding sequence ATGAACGAATTAACTCTCACTACCCCCGCTCTACTGTTTCCCGCTATTTCACTGTTGCTGCTAGCGTACACTAATCGATTTCTAGCCATTGCCGCCCTCATTCGGCAGCTACACTCGCAGTACAGTGAGAATCACGATGGGCGGGTACGTGGCCAGATTGAGAACTTACGAAAGCGGGTAATTCTGACTAGAAATATGCAAAGCCTGGGAATTATGAGCTTGTTTTTATGTGTATTATGTATGTTCTTGCTATTTGCCGAAGAATACGAAATTGGGAAATGGGTGTTTGGAATAAGCCTATTGTTACTGCTTGCTTCACTGGGTTTGTCAGTTCGCGAAATTCAGATTTCTACCAATGCCTTAGGGCTACAACTCAGTGATATGGAGAGCAATGAACAGTTGATAGGTGACAATTGA
- a CDS encoding DUF2784 domain-containing protein, which yields MYYTWLDIFFWWLHVVVISFNLTGWIWNNTRRAHLIVVLLTVFSWLVLGFWYGFGYCFLTDWHWEVKRALGQQNLPNSFITYLINYQLGGTISVKVIDIATAVTFVAIVIISCYRNRDLVK from the coding sequence ATGTACTACACTTGGCTAGACATATTCTTTTGGTGGTTGCATGTAGTAGTCATCAGTTTTAACCTAACAGGTTGGATATGGAATAATACGCGGCGGGCTCACTTGATAGTAGTGTTACTTACCGTTTTCAGTTGGCTCGTTTTAGGCTTCTGGTACGGCTTTGGGTATTGCTTTCTCACCGATTGGCATTGGGAAGTTAAGCGAGCATTGGGACAGCAAAATTTGCCAAATTCGTTTATCACATATTTGATAAACTATCAATTGGGAGGAACTATCTCGGTGAAAGTGATTGATATTGCGACAGCCGTCACGTTTGTTGCCATCGTTATTATATCTTGCTACCGAAACCGTGATCTTGTCAAATAA
- a CDS encoding SixA phosphatase family protein — protein sequence MTKTLYLVRHAKSSWKDTSVVDYDRSLNKRGKRDAPEMGKRLAAKNIHPDWVISSPAKRAKLTIEAIATEINYAESQIRWAEKLYHADVETLLGQIRSLENQYQSLMLVGHNPGLTDLQNSLCNEAIENIVTTGIVCIQFDVADWANVRSGQLQWYDYPKKEEQ from the coding sequence ATGACCAAAACCCTCTATCTCGTTCGTCACGCCAAGTCCAGTTGGAAAGACACTTCAGTGGTCGACTACGATCGGTCTCTTAACAAGCGTGGAAAACGAGATGCGCCTGAAATGGGAAAACGTCTAGCCGCTAAAAACATCCATCCGGATTGGGTTATCAGCAGTCCTGCCAAGCGGGCTAAACTCACTATCGAGGCAATTGCTACCGAAATAAACTACGCTGAATCTCAAATCCGGTGGGCGGAGAAATTGTATCATGCTGATGTAGAAACTTTGCTCGGGCAAATTAGGAGCCTAGAGAATCAGTACCAGTCGCTTATGCTGGTAGGGCATAACCCAGGATTGACTGACTTGCAGAACTCTTTATGCAATGAAGCAATCGAAAATATTGTAACGACCGGAATTGTCTGTATTCAGTTTGACGTGGCTGATTGGGCAAACGTTCGGTCTGGTCAGTTACAATGGTACGATTATCCGAAAAAAGAAGAGCAGTAA
- a CDS encoding sulfatase family protein: MATYTRHSAFLLFLFALIIQSCSNPSEQASEDSTLTEKPNIVWIMLEDWGYQLSCYGEPGISTPNVDKLAAAGIRYTNAFATAPVCSPSRSAMMTGFHQNYIRANQHRTNGSGFTRQPLPHGIRPMTHLLQEAGYFTCFMANRKTDMNFTHEGDLYQGEDWSEREEGQPFFAQLTFPGTHRRWQRDSINPIAIEDVQLPPYYPQTDLAKRDWANGLEAMQNVDRQVGEVLDRLEAEGLAENTLVFLIGDNGRCMPRGKQFLYDGGIQVPIIARWPGQIEAGEVSDAMVMTIDITKTILDVAGAKSTHPLHGKNLLESEIAEREFIFAARDKMDSTHDAMRAIRTEQYKLIHNLMPERAYCQYNNYKERSYPVLTLLNVMHLKGELPPEQDRFMADSKPEYELYDLQDDPYELNNLADEVAHQSVKDSLLTELNQWREKINDQGVSDEFRQGGWSDTYPTKSLAEWEETLEAFRPWVFREPGETMEHPFYPNRD; this comes from the coding sequence ATGGCAACCTACACTCGGCACTCAGCCTTCTTACTCTTTCTGTTTGCGCTTATTATCCAGTCTTGTTCAAATCCATCGGAGCAAGCTAGTGAAGATTCTACTTTAACCGAAAAACCAAACATCGTCTGGATCATGCTGGAAGACTGGGGCTACCAACTTTCCTGCTATGGTGAGCCAGGTATCAGTACACCTAATGTGGATAAACTAGCGGCAGCAGGAATCCGCTATACCAATGCTTTTGCTACCGCTCCGGTTTGTTCGCCCTCTCGCTCGGCGATGATGACGGGTTTTCATCAGAACTACATCAGAGCCAATCAGCATCGTACCAATGGTTCGGGATTTACCCGTCAACCACTTCCGCACGGTATTCGTCCCATGACGCATTTGTTGCAAGAAGCTGGGTACTTTACCTGTTTTATGGCGAATCGTAAAACCGATATGAACTTCACTCACGAAGGTGATTTGTACCAAGGAGAAGACTGGAGTGAGCGAGAGGAGGGGCAGCCGTTTTTTGCCCAGCTTACTTTTCCCGGAACCCATCGTCGTTGGCAACGCGATTCTATTAATCCAATTGCTATTGAAGATGTGCAACTGCCACCCTATTATCCGCAAACTGATTTAGCTAAGCGGGATTGGGCCAATGGGCTGGAAGCCATGCAGAACGTAGACCGACAGGTAGGGGAGGTGCTCGACCGATTAGAGGCGGAAGGTTTAGCCGAGAATACCTTAGTATTTCTGATTGGAGATAACGGACGTTGTATGCCCCGGGGCAAACAGTTTTTATACGACGGTGGTATTCAGGTACCCATTATCGCTCGCTGGCCGGGGCAAATTGAAGCAGGAGAGGTATCTGATGCGATGGTCATGACGATTGATATTACTAAAACAATTCTGGACGTAGCTGGAGCTAAGTCCACTCACCCACTACACGGTAAAAATTTGCTTGAGAGCGAAATAGCCGAACGTGAGTTTATCTTTGCCGCTCGTGATAAGATGGACAGCACCCACGATGCTATGCGGGCGATTCGTACGGAGCAGTACAAGCTTATTCATAACCTGATGCCGGAGCGAGCCTATTGCCAGTACAATAATTATAAAGAACGCAGCTATCCGGTGCTGACATTACTTAACGTGATGCACCTGAAAGGAGAGCTTCCGCCCGAGCAAGATCGCTTTATGGCTGATTCTAAACCCGAGTACGAACTTTACGATTTGCAAGATGACCCTTACGAACTAAACAACCTGGCGGATGAAGTGGCTCATCAGTCGGTAAAAGATTCATTACTCACTGAACTCAACCAGTGGCGTGAGAAAATTAACGATCAAGGGGTGAGCGATGAGTTTCGTCAAGGAGGGTGGTCGGATACTTATCCCACCAAATCGTTAGCCGAATGGGAAGAAACCCTAGAAGCCTTCCGTCCTTGGGTATTTCGCGAACCGGGTGAAACAATGGAGCATCCATTTTATCCGAATCGGGACTAG
- a CDS encoding serine hydrolase domain-containing protein, whose amino-acid sequence MKSTTFLSPSFLFICCLLFGCQSTENKQADELFTQWNSDHTPGVAFAVVQNGAIIHQQGFGQANLEYGVPITPTTVFHIASISKQFTVFAIMLLEKEGKLSLDDDIRKYVPEVPDFGKTITLRHLASHTSGLRDQWELLVMAGWRMDDVITTKNILKLISRQQQLNFDPGEQFMYCNTGFTLLAEVVARVSGQRFAEFTVQYIFQPLDMQNTLFYDDHEKVVKNRAYSYYQDSTGYKKSVLNYANVGATSLFTTVEDLSRWTTNFYTGQVGDTSIFRTMNTPIVLNNGESMGGALGQFVGEYKGLREIQHGGADAGYRTHLSRFPDQQFAVIVFSNDASMNAGGLAHQLADIYLADSLEVEPEPEEKAEKEIELDITIEKEALNSYSGDYELQPGFIINITNDQSKLYAKVPNEPQRSLNPISNNEFSIDGWDGTVTFPMDSAGEISVLKLSAGGQKMEAARVKPLDLSPQDLTEYTGRYYSEELVTTYTLAVVDTGLVAKHIRLSNISLAPRKKDIFSGDTWAFGEVSFVRNANDAITGFQVSSGRVKNILFTKVKKTTNE is encoded by the coding sequence ATGAAATCAACTACTTTTCTCTCTCCATCCTTCCTGTTTATTTGCTGTCTGTTATTTGGTTGCCAATCAACAGAAAACAAACAAGCCGATGAGCTTTTTACCCAATGGAATAGCGACCATACTCCAGGTGTGGCTTTTGCGGTAGTGCAGAATGGTGCAATTATTCATCAACAAGGATTTGGACAGGCGAATCTGGAGTACGGTGTTCCTATCACTCCAACTACTGTCTTTCATATTGCTTCCATCTCTAAGCAGTTTACCGTCTTTGCTATCATGCTACTAGAGAAAGAAGGAAAACTTTCACTAGATGATGACATCAGAAAGTACGTACCCGAGGTTCCCGACTTTGGCAAGACTATTACGTTGCGACACTTGGCTTCTCATACCAGTGGACTCCGCGACCAATGGGAGTTGTTAGTAATGGCGGGGTGGCGGATGGATGATGTGATCACTACCAAAAACATCCTAAAATTAATAAGTCGTCAGCAGCAGTTAAACTTTGACCCCGGCGAACAGTTTATGTACTGCAATACTGGTTTTACGCTACTGGCCGAGGTAGTAGCGCGAGTATCTGGTCAACGCTTCGCTGAATTTACCGTACAGTATATTTTTCAGCCTCTGGATATGCAAAACACTCTATTCTACGATGATCACGAAAAGGTGGTAAAAAACCGAGCTTACTCGTACTACCAAGATAGTACTGGTTATAAAAAAAGCGTACTGAACTACGCCAATGTTGGGGCTACGAGCTTGTTTACCACCGTAGAAGACCTGAGTCGCTGGACTACTAATTTTTACACAGGTCAGGTAGGCGACACGAGTATTTTTCGTACTATGAATACCCCTATTGTTCTTAACAACGGCGAAAGCATGGGTGGGGCATTGGGTCAGTTTGTAGGCGAGTACAAGGGGCTACGCGAAATACAGCACGGTGGGGCGGATGCAGGCTACCGAACTCACCTCTCTCGTTTTCCCGACCAACAGTTTGCAGTGATCGTTTTTAGTAACGATGCCTCAATGAATGCTGGAGGGTTAGCTCATCAACTAGCAGATATTTACTTGGCAGACAGCTTAGAAGTTGAACCAGAGCCAGAGGAAAAGGCTGAAAAAGAAATTGAACTTGACATTACCATTGAAAAGGAAGCGCTGAATAGCTATTCTGGTGATTATGAATTACAACCAGGGTTTATTATCAACATTACTAACGATCAAAGTAAATTGTACGCGAAAGTACCTAACGAACCCCAGCGTTCCCTAAATCCCATTTCTAACAATGAGTTTTCAATTGATGGTTGGGATGGGACGGTAACCTTTCCAATGGACAGTGCCGGAGAGATATCGGTTCTAAAACTCTCAGCAGGTGGGCAGAAAATGGAAGCAGCTAGAGTTAAACCTCTCGACTTATCGCCGCAAGACTTGACTGAATATACCGGACGATATTACAGCGAAGAATTAGTCACCACCTACACTCTTGCGGTAGTTGATACTGGGTTAGTAGCAAAGCATATCCGATTAAGCAATATTTCGTTAGCTCCAAGAAAAAAGGATATATTCAGTGGTGATACTTGGGCCTTTGGTGAGGTTTCGTTCGTACGAAATGCTAATGATGCTATCACAGGCTTTCAGGTTTCTTCAGGCCGCGTAAAAAATATCCTCTTTACAAAAGTGAAAAAAACCACCAACGAATAA
- a CDS encoding FAD-dependent oxidoreductase: MRLKFFLCLGISFFSATSFVFQPDQIVESDYDLVIYGATFSGIAAAINAAEYGHTVALVEEYDQIGGLMTSGLSNTDFISFESLSGTFLDYCKRVEKYYIDKYGAESQQVEDCHAGIHAEPHVTLKIFQEMLAEHSNIQVYLNHRIQSISLGEPQQQLRHIARIKCLNLTDNARVELSGQIFLDATYEGDLAAFAGAEYRVGRESRQEYGEPLAGHIFYQNRRILNGSTGEGDRRVQGYNFRVIMTDDPDNRRLIDQPDNYRREDYLPIAEVLQQETVSQVFARFGRDAILRAQMIPNRKADVNDIKNAAVRIALLGENYAYPEGSPEVRAEIVQHHQEHILGLLYFLQNDTAVPEKYRQEARQWGLAKDEFINNENFPPRLYIREARRIMGEYVFTQNDVTPQQGTLIIPFKNDAIAIGDYALNCHGVQPPSLYSSVAEGDYNFIPPPFQIPFGVIVPRRFSNLLVSVAISSSHVGFSGIRLEPVWTSLGQAAGLTAHLALIGEQMVREVNINELQKLLHHHKSKTTYISDIEANSALFEAAQFLGVRGYLHDLYTLDTLAMVDTTTYRSLWGGQYAAAYPFHALEPEKELEGALAQRWIRRLDDERRQAEAQEYLAGSTPSRGEFLLKIYSLLSE, translated from the coding sequence ATGCGGTTAAAATTTTTTCTTTGCCTTGGAATCAGTTTCTTCTCAGCTACAAGTTTTGTTTTTCAGCCAGACCAAATCGTAGAGTCAGATTACGATTTGGTGATTTATGGAGCTACTTTCTCAGGCATTGCGGCGGCTATCAACGCTGCCGAATACGGGCATACGGTAGCTTTAGTAGAAGAATACGATCAGATTGGCGGACTCATGACCAGTGGGCTTTCTAACACCGACTTCATTTCTTTTGAGTCATTAAGTGGCACCTTTCTGGACTACTGCAAGCGGGTAGAAAAGTATTACATTGATAAGTACGGAGCTGAGTCTCAGCAAGTGGAAGATTGCCATGCCGGCATTCACGCCGAGCCGCATGTCACGCTTAAAATCTTTCAGGAGATGCTAGCCGAGCACTCTAATATTCAGGTTTATCTTAATCATAGGATTCAAAGTATTTCTTTAGGGGAACCCCAGCAGCAACTCCGGCATATCGCGCGCATCAAATGCCTCAACCTCACCGACAATGCAAGGGTTGAGCTATCGGGGCAAATATTTCTAGATGCAACCTACGAGGGTGATTTAGCTGCTTTCGCGGGGGCAGAGTATCGCGTAGGGCGCGAATCTCGTCAGGAATACGGGGAACCTCTGGCCGGGCATATTTTTTACCAGAACAGAAGGATACTAAACGGCAGTACTGGCGAGGGCGACCGAAGAGTGCAAGGCTACAACTTTCGAGTAATTATGACCGATGATCCGGATAACCGTCGTTTGATTGACCAGCCTGATAATTATCGGCGAGAAGACTATCTGCCGATTGCAGAGGTGCTCCAGCAGGAAACGGTCAGTCAGGTCTTTGCCAGATTTGGTCGGGATGCCATACTGCGGGCGCAGATGATTCCCAATCGGAAAGCAGATGTCAACGATATTAAAAACGCTGCTGTACGGATCGCCCTGTTGGGAGAAAACTACGCTTATCCCGAAGGGAGTCCCGAAGTTAGGGCTGAGATTGTCCAGCACCATCAGGAGCATATTTTGGGTTTGCTGTATTTCCTGCAAAACGATACGGCAGTTCCTGAAAAATATCGCCAAGAGGCTCGTCAGTGGGGACTAGCCAAAGATGAGTTCATAAATAATGAAAATTTTCCTCCCCGGCTCTACATCCGCGAAGCCCGCCGAATTATGGGAGAATACGTTTTTACGCAAAATGATGTAACCCCCCAGCAAGGCACCTTGATTATCCCTTTTAAAAATGATGCCATTGCTATCGGCGACTACGCCCTGAACTGTCACGGAGTACAACCGCCTTCGCTGTATTCTTCGGTGGCAGAGGGTGACTATAACTTTATTCCCCCTCCGTTTCAAATTCCTTTCGGAGTAATTGTCCCCCGACGATTTTCTAATTTACTAGTCTCAGTAGCGATCTCCAGCAGCCACGTAGGGTTTAGCGGTATTCGCCTGGAGCCAGTGTGGACATCGCTAGGGCAAGCCGCTGGACTAACTGCCCACCTAGCACTTATCGGTGAGCAAATGGTAAGAGAGGTAAATATAAATGAACTACAAAAACTGTTGCATCACCATAAGTCTAAGACTACCTACATCTCAGATATTGAGGCTAATTCTGCCTTATTTGAAGCGGCTCAGTTTCTGGGAGTCAGAGGGTATCTGCATGATCTTTATACTCTGGATACGCTGGCAATGGTGGATACCACAACCTACCGCAGTCTGTGGGGTGGGCAGTACGCCGCTGCTTATCCGTTTCATGCCTTAGAACCCGAAAAAGAACTAGAGGGTGCTTTAGCCCAGCGCTGGATTCGTCGGCTAGATGATGAAAGGCGACAAGCTGAGGCTCAGGAATATTTAGCAGGCTCCACTCCGTCGCGGGGAGAGTTTTTGCTGAAGATATACTCACTACTTAGCGAATAG
- a CDS encoding aldo/keto reductase, giving the protein MQTITLSHSDLTITRMTFGAWAIVGGFNWGHQEEKDSLAALREAYEQGITFFDTAQAYGNGASERMIHQALGDVYDKIVIATKIVPDDFGYEDVKQACEARIQALQSDHLDLLQLHWPNPAIPVEETMRALVDLKQEGKIRAFGVSNFGKQDLTEALEVTKEISSNQLPYNLLWRAIEFDILPLCNKHQIPVLSYSSIMQGLLAGKFSNPQEVPDDRARSRHFSSERSQTRHSEGGQETLTFKTIAQVKQIAEREDIPMARLSMAWLLAQSGMGSIIVGARNPQQVRDNVATMQVSLSDKLVEELNEITRSLKEALGSNADMWQSDSRIH; this is encoded by the coding sequence ATGCAAACCATCACCTTATCTCACAGCGACCTTACTATCACTCGAATGACCTTCGGAGCCTGGGCGATTGTGGGAGGTTTTAACTGGGGACATCAGGAAGAAAAAGACTCATTAGCTGCACTACGAGAGGCTTACGAACAAGGCATTACTTTTTTTGATACTGCCCAAGCCTACGGCAATGGTGCTTCCGAACGAATGATCCATCAGGCACTGGGCGATGTATATGATAAGATTGTGATCGCTACCAAGATTGTTCCCGATGATTTTGGCTACGAAGATGTAAAGCAAGCCTGTGAAGCTCGAATTCAAGCCCTTCAATCCGATCATCTGGATTTACTACAGTTGCACTGGCCTAACCCAGCTATTCCGGTAGAAGAAACAATGCGAGCGTTGGTTGATCTCAAGCAAGAAGGCAAAATTCGGGCTTTTGGTGTATCTAACTTCGGAAAGCAAGACCTGACCGAAGCACTAGAAGTGACTAAAGAAATCTCTAGTAATCAACTTCCTTATAATCTCTTATGGCGAGCGATTGAATTTGATATTTTACCTCTATGTAACAAACATCAAATTCCGGTACTGAGCTATTCATCTATCATGCAAGGATTACTGGCGGGAAAATTTAGCAATCCTCAAGAAGTACCGGATGATCGAGCCCGTTCCCGCCATTTTTCCTCGGAGCGTTCCCAAACTCGCCACAGTGAAGGTGGACAGGAGACGCTTACTTTTAAGACAATTGCCCAGGTTAAGCAGATAGCCGAACGGGAAGATATTCCGATGGCGCGTCTCAGCATGGCCTGGCTGTTAGCTCAATCAGGTATGGGTAGTATTATCGTGGGAGCCAGAAATCCGCAGCAGGTAAGAGACAATGTAGCCACTATGCAAGTATCGTTATCGGATAAACTTGTTGAAGAGCTGAACGAGATCACTCGATCTCTAAAAGAAGCCTTGGGCTCTAACGCTGATATGTGGCAAAGTGATTCCCGCATTCATTAA
- a CDS encoding Gfo/Idh/MocA family protein: MSNNIHQITLLGTGLIGDFYVASLYQHRGREVVQSVYSRSEDRVKEFAKKWNVPTTYTDIQQAVQDDQSDTVIVALPNHLHKEAILAAVAAGKNILCTKPLAMNGAEALEILQAVEKAGVFHGYLEDLVYTPKTLKAQQAVERGAVGQVLWTRSREAHPGPHSDWFWNPEYSGGGAIIDMGCHCIEIGRNFVGKDVKPLEVMCWADTLVKPIEAEDHAVGLVRYETGAVTQFEVSWAFRGGMDLRDEVSGTEGTIRIDHFLRTGYELFTSVGMQGYVAEKAEQETGWLFPVGDEIHALGYTHMFTDMFNAMDDQQSPMESFYDGYVVNAIMDASYKSAKSKQWEPVELPEWRGNTEGSQPLGAKEYDESHWLIKEEHLPDGRKKVILKEKDSGKIIEKQTNPS, translated from the coding sequence ATGTCCAATAACATTCATCAGATTACATTGCTTGGCACCGGATTGATTGGCGACTTCTACGTTGCTAGCCTCTACCAACACCGGGGACGGGAAGTCGTCCAGTCAGTGTACTCTCGATCGGAAGATCGGGTAAAGGAATTTGCTAAAAAGTGGAATGTTCCCACCACCTACACCGATATTCAGCAGGCGGTACAAGACGATCAAAGTGATACTGTCATTGTCGCTTTACCTAATCACTTGCACAAAGAAGCAATTCTGGCAGCGGTTGCAGCGGGGAAGAATATCCTATGTACCAAACCCTTAGCCATGAATGGGGCGGAGGCACTGGAAATTCTGCAAGCAGTAGAAAAAGCTGGTGTCTTTCACGGCTATCTGGAAGATTTAGTGTATACGCCCAAAACACTAAAAGCCCAACAAGCTGTCGAGCGAGGAGCAGTAGGGCAGGTGCTCTGGACTCGCTCGCGGGAAGCCCATCCTGGTCCGCACAGTGATTGGTTTTGGAATCCCGAATACTCGGGCGGTGGGGCGATCATTGACATGGGTTGTCACTGCATTGAGATAGGACGAAACTTTGTAGGGAAGGATGTAAAACCCCTAGAAGTGATGTGCTGGGCGGATACGTTGGTTAAACCCATCGAGGCTGAGGATCACGCGGTAGGCTTAGTCCGCTACGAAACTGGGGCGGTCACCCAGTTTGAAGTTAGTTGGGCTTTCCGAGGAGGAATGGATTTACGCGATGAAGTCTCCGGTACCGAAGGAACCATCCGTATTGATCATTTCTTACGAACGGGCTACGAACTGTTTACTTCGGTCGGGATGCAGGGCTACGTAGCCGAAAAAGCTGAACAAGAAACGGGCTGGCTCTTTCCGGTGGGCGACGAGATTCATGCGCTGGGTTACACCCACATGTTCACTGATATGTTTAACGCGATGGACGACCAGCAGTCGCCAATGGAAAGCTTCTACGATGGCTACGTCGTCAACGCCATTATGGATGCCAGCTACAAGTCCGCCAAAAGTAAACAGTGGGAACCAGTTGAATTACCCGAATGGCGCGGTAATACCGAAGGAAGCCAGCCACTGGGGGCGAAAGAGTATGATGAATCGCACTGGCTAATTAAAGAAGAACACTTGCCCGATGGTCGGAAGAAAGTTATCTTAAAGGAGAAAGACAGCGGAAAAATTATTGAAAAACAAACGAACCCATCATGA